The following are encoded together in the Astyanax mexicanus isolate ESR-SI-001 chromosome 8, AstMex3_surface, whole genome shotgun sequence genome:
- the LOC125803771 gene encoding E3 ubiquitin-protein ligase TRIM39-like: protein MASSRSFLSEDELRCSICLDVFTDPVSTPCGHNFCMVCLREYWNSISHCQCPLCKAEFSRRPELRVNTFISGLASEFKKSVQEKSSRAPVKRFSKSKKVQCDACSEDKLEAVKSCLDCGLSYCNAHLMPHKTAAKLKKHNLMDPVENLEDYICQKHERPLELFCRDDQTCVCQFCTEGDHRTHSTVPIEEESGEKKTQLEKTQAEVQQMIQERLKKIQEIKHSVELNKKIREKERADSVEIFWALVRCIERSQAELLEVMELKQKAAERQAGELIKELEQEITELKKRDTELEQISHTEDHLHLLQIYPSLCRPPHTKNWTDVSVNTPLSVESLRRALPQLQEHLTQEMEKIDKSELKRIQQYAVDVTLNPDTAHPYLILSEDGKQVRDEDEEQKLPDNPKRFDLCVCVLGKEGFSSERFYYEVQVRGKTKWTLGVTRESSNRKGEITLSPEDGYWTVCLRNETEYKALDSPRVLLWLKQAPQKVGVFVDYEEGLVSFYDVEVRSHIYSFTGQSFTEKLYPYFSPGLNDGGKNSAPLIITPVQHYE, encoded by the exons ATGGCTTCCTCTAGAAGTTTCCTGTCTGAAGATGAGTTACGATGCTCTATCTGTCTGGATGTGTTCACTGATCCAGTCTCTactccatgtggacacaacttctgcaTGGTCTGTCTCAGAGAGTACTGGAACAGCATCTCACACTGCCAGTGTCCACTCTGTAAAGCAGAATTCTCCAGAAGGCCTGAGCTCCGTGTGAACACCTTCATCTCTGGACTGGCTTCTGAGTTCAAGAAGTCAGTTCAGGAGAAGTCCAGCAGAGCTCCAGTGAAACGTTTCTCCAAATCTAAGAAGGTTCAGTGTGACGCCTGCAGTGAGGATAAGCTGGAGGCTGTAAAGTCCTGTCTGGACTGTGGGCTCTCCTACTGTAACGCTCATCTGATGCCTCATAAAACTGCAGCTAAACTCAAGAAACACAATCTGATGGATCCTGTGGAGAACCTGGAGGACTACATCTGCCAGAAACATGAGAGACCCctggagctgttctgtagagaCGACCAGACGTGCGTTTGTCAGTTCTGCACTGAGGGAGACCACCGGACTCACAGCACTGTTCCTATAGAGGAGGAGAGTGGAGAGAAGAAG ACTCAGCTGGAGAAGACACAGGCAGAAGTTCAGCAGATGATCCAGGAGAGACTGAAGAAGATCCAGGAGATCAAACACTCTGTAGAACTCAATAAA aaaatcagagagaaggagagagcagacagtgtggagatattctgggctctggtgcgctgcattgagagaagccaggctgagctgctggaggtgatggagTTGAaacagaaagcagcagagaggcaggctggagagctgattaaagagctggagcaggaaatcactgagctaaagaagagagacactgagctggagcagatctcccacactgaggaccacctccacctcctacag ATTTACCCGTCCCTCTGCAGACCCCCACACACCAAGAACTGGACTGACGTCAGTGTTAACACTCCTCTGAGTGTGGagagtctgaggagagctctgccTCAGCTTCAGGAACATCTCACACAGGAGATGGAGAAGATTGATAAGAGTG aactgaagagaattcaGCAGTATGCAG tggACGTGACTCTGAATCCTGATACAGCTCATCCTTATCTCATCCTGTCTGAAGATGGAAAACAAGTgagagatgaagatgaagaacagAAACTCCCTGATAATCCAAAGAGATTTGATCTTTGTGTCTGTGTTCTGGGAAAGGAGGGTTTCTCCTCAGAGAGATTTTACTATGAGGTTCAGGTCAGAGGGAAGACTAAGTGGACTTTAGGAGTGACCAGAGAGTCCAGCAACAGGAAGGGAGAAATTACACTGAGTCCTGAGGATGGATACTGGACTGTTTGTCTAAGGAATGAAActgaatataaagctctggattcTCCTCGTGTCCTCCTCTGGTTGAAACAGGCTCCccagaaggtgggggtgtttgtggattatgaggagggtctggtctCCTTCTATGATGTTGAGGTCAGATCTCATATCTACTCTTTCACTGGTCAGTCTTTCACTGAGAAACTCTATCCATACTTCAGTCCTGGTCTCAATGATGGAGGTAAaaattcagctccactgatcatcactCCTGTTCAACATTATGAATga
- the LOC125803777 gene encoding E3 ubiquitin-protein ligase TRIM39-like has protein sequence MASSRRFLSEDELQCSICLDVFTDPVSTPCGHNFCMVCLRKYWNSSSHCQCPVCKRKFPQRPELSINTFISGLTAQFKKSVQVKSSRAPDKRTSKSKKVQCDSCSEDKLEAVKSCLDCGLSYCNSHLMPHKTAAKLKKHKLMDPVENLEDYICQKHERPLELFCKNVKNQLEKTQAEVQQMIQERLKKIQEIKHSVELNKKIREKEEADSVEIFRALVRCIERSQAELLEVMEEKQKAAERQAEELIKELEKEITELKRRDTELEQISHTEDHLHLLQIYPSLCRPPPTKNWTDVSVNTPLSVESLRRALSQLQEHLTQEMEKIPEIKLKRIQQYAVDVTLDPDTAHPFLILSDDGKQVTCGVKRQKRLDNSQRFDYGVSVLGKEGFSSGRFYYEVQVSGKTKWDLGVTRESSNRRGAITASPKNGYWTVFLRNKTEFKAGESPPVILSMKQAPQKVGVFVDYEEGLVSFYDVEVRSHIYSFTGQSFTEKLYPFFSPCLNDGGRNSAPLIITPV, from the exons ATGGCTTCCTCCAGAAGATTCCTGTCTGAAGATGAGCTCCAGTGCTCTATCTGTCTGGATGTGTTCACTGATCCAGTCTCTactccatgtggacacaacttctgcaTGGTCTGTCTCAGAAAGTACTGGAACAGCAGCTCACACTGTCAGTGTCCAGTCTGTAAGAGAAAATTCCCCCAAAGACCTGAACTGTCTATAAACACCTTCATCTCTGGACTGACTGCTCAGTTCAAGAAGTCAGTTCAGGTGAAGTCCAGCAGAGCTCCAGATAAACGTACCTCCAAATCTAAGAAGGTTCAGTGTGACTCCTGCAGTGAGGATAAGCTGGAGGCTGTAAAGTCCTGTCTGGACTGTGGGCTCTCCTACTGTAACTCTCATCTGATGCCTCATAAAACTGCAGCTAAACTCAAGAAACACAAGCTGATGGATCCTGTGGAGAACCTGGAGGACTACATCTGCCAGAAACACGAGAGACCCCTGGAGCTGTTCTGTAAAAATGTGAAG AATCAGCTGGAGAAGACACAGGCAGAAGTTCAGCAGATGATCCAGGAGAGACTGAAGAAGATCCAGGAGATCAAACACTCTGTAGAACTCAATAAA Aaaatcagagagaaggaggaagcagacagtgtggagatcttcagggctctggtgcgctgcattgagagaagccaggctgagctgctggaggtgatggaggagaagcagaaagcagccgagaggcaggctgaagagctgattaaagagctggagaaggaaatcactgagctaaagaggagagacactgagctggagcagatctcccacactgaggaccacctccacctcctacag ATTTACCCGTCCCTCTGCAGACCCCCACCCACCAAGAACTGGACTGACGTTAGTGTTAACACTCCTCTGAGTGTGGagagtctgaggagagctctgtctcAGCTTCAGGAACATCTCACACAGGAGATGGAGAAGATTCCTGAGATCA aactgaagagaattcaGCAGTATGCAG tggACGTGACTCTGGATCCTGATACAGCTCATCCTTTTCTCATCCTGTCTGATGATGGAAAACAGGTTACATGTGGCGTAAAGCGACAGAAACGTCTTGATAACTCACAGAGGTTTGATTATGGTGTCAGTGTGTTGGGAAAGGAGGGTTTCTCCTCAGGGAGATTTTACTATGAGGTTCAGGTCAGTGGAAAGACTAAGTGGGATTTGGGAGTGACCAGAGAGTCCAGCAACAGAAGAGGAGCAATTACAGCAAGTCCTAAAAATGGATACTGGACTGTGTTTCTGAGGAATAAAACTGAATTCAAGGCTGGAGAATCTCCACCTGTCATCCTTTCGATGAAACAGGCTCCccagaaggtgggggtgtttgtggattatgaggagggtctggtctCCTTCTATGATGTTGAGGTCAGATCTCATATCTACTCTTTCACTGGTCAGTCTTTCACTGAGAAACTCTATCCATTCTTCAGTCCCTGTCTCAATGATGGAGGTAGAAATTCGGCTCCACTGATCATCACTCCTGTATAG
- the LOC125803792 gene encoding E3 ubiquitin-protein ligase TRIM39-like, with protein sequence MASSSSLLSEDQLQCSICLDVFTDPVSTPCGHNFCMVCLRKYWNGSSHCQCPVCKREFPQRPELSINTFISGLAAQFKKSVQVKSSRAPEKHSFKSKKVLCVYCSEGKLEAVKSCLDCGLSYCNSHLMPHKTAAKLKKHNLMDPVENLEDYICQKHERPLELFCRDDQTCVCQFCTEGDHRTHSTVPIEEESGEKKTQLEKTQTEVQQMIQERLKKIQEIKHSVELNKKIREKEEADSVEIFRALVRCIERSQAELLEVMEEKQKAAERQAEELIKELEQEITELKRRDTELEQISHTEDHLHLLQIYPSLCRPPHTKNWTDVSVNTPLSVESLRRALSQLQEHLTQEMEKIGKSELKRIQQYAVDVTLDPDTAHPKLILSDDGKQVKHGDKRQKLPDNPERFNPCVGVLGKEGFSSGRFYYEVQVSGKTEWELGVTRESSNRKGSITLSPEDGYWTVCLRNETEYKALESPRVLLSLKQAPQKVGVFVDYEEGLVSFYDVEVRSHIYSFTGQSFTEKLYPYFSPELNEGGKNSAPLIITPVQHYK encoded by the exons ATGGCTTCCTCCAGCagtctcctgtctgaagatcagctccagtgctctatctgtctggatgtgttcactgatccagtctctactccatgtggacacaacttctgcaTGGTCTGTCTCAGAAAGTACTGGAACGGCAGCTCACACTGCCAGTGTCCAGTCTGTAAGAGAGAATTCCCCCAAAGACCTGAACTGTCTATAAACACCTTCATCTCTGGACTGGCTGCTCAATTCAAGAAGTCAGTTCAGGTGAAGTCCAGCAGAGCTCCAGAGAAACATTCCTTCAAATCTAAGAAGGTGCTGTGTGTCTATTGTAGTGAGGGGAAGCTGGAGGCTGTAAAGTCCTGTCTGGACTGTGGGCTCTCCTACTGTAACTCTCATCTGATGCCTCATAAAACTGCAGCTAAACTCAAGAAACACAATCTGATGGATCCTGTGGAGAACCTGGAGGACTACATCTGCCAGAAACATGAGAGACCCctggagctgttctgtagagacgaccagacgtgtgtgtgtcagttctgCACTGAGGGAGACCACCGGACTCACAGTACTGTTCCTATAGAGGAGGAGAGTGGAGAGAAGAAG ACTCAGCTGGAGAAGACACAGACAGAAGTTCAGCAGATGATCCAGGAGAGACTGAAGAAGATCCAGGAGATCAAACACTCTGTAGAACTCAATAAA AaaatcagagagaaggaggaagcaGACAGTGTGGAGATCTTCAGGGCTCTGGTTCGCTGCATTGAGAGAAGCCAGGctgagctgctggaggtgatggaggagaagcagaaagcagcagagaggcaggctgaagagctgattaaagagctggagcaggaaatcactgagctaaagaggagagacactgagctggagcagatctcccacactgaggaccacctccacctcctacag ATTTACCCGTCCCTCTGCAGACCCCCACACACCAAGAACTGGACTGACGTCAGTGTTAACACTCCTCTGAGTGTGGagagtctgaggagagctctgtctcAGCTTCAGGAACATCTCACACAGGAGATGGAGAAGATTGGTAAGAGTG aactgaagagaattcaGCAGTATGCAG tggACGTGACTCTGGATCCTGATACAGCTCATCCTAAACTCATCCTGTCTGATGATGGAAAACAAGTTAAACATGGAGACAAACGACAGAAACTCCCTGATAATCCAGAGAGATTTAATCCTTGTGTCGGTGTTCTGGGAAAGGAGGGTTTCTCCTCAGGGAGATTTTACTATGAGGTTCAGGTCAGTGGGAAGACTGAGTGGGAATTAGGAGTGACCAGAGAGTCCAGCAACAGGAAGGGATCGATTACACTGAGTCCTGAGGATGGATACTGGACTGTTTGTCTAAGGAATGAAActgaatataaagctctggaatcTCCTCGTGTCCTCCTCTCGTTGAAACAGGCTCCccagaaggtgggggtgtttgtggattatgaggagggtctggtctCCTTCTATGATGTTGAGGTCAGATCTCATATCTACTCTTTCACTGGTCAGTCTTTCACTGAGAAACTCTATCCATACTTCAGTCCTGAGCTCAATGAAGGAGGTAAaaattcagctccactgatcatcactCCTGTTCAACATTATAAATga
- the LOC125803943 gene encoding E3 ubiquitin-protein ligase TRIM39-like, protein MASSSSLLSEDQLQCSICLDVFTDPVSTPCGHNFCMVCLRKCWNSSSHCQCPVCKREFPQRPELSINTFISGLAAQFKKSVQVKSSRAPEEPVQSQVFCDYCDEKRAALKSCLICMASYCKTHLDPHQRVASLKKHKLMDPVENLEDYICQKHERPLELFCRDDQTCVCQFCTEGDHRTHSTVPIEEESGEKKTQLEKTQAEVQQMIQERLKKIQEIKHSVELNKKIREKEEADSVEIFRALVRCIERSQAELLEVMEEKQKAAERQAEELIKELEQEITELKRRDTELEQISHTEDHLHLLQIYPSLCRPPHTKNWTDVSVNTPLSVESLRRALSQLQEHLTQEMEKIPEIRIQQYAVDVTLDPDTAHPALILSDDGKQVKHGDKQQKLPDNPQRFYSWVGILGKEGFSSGRFYYEVQVSGKTEWTLGVTRESSNRKGDFRARPEMGFWTVLLRNKTEYKALDSSSVLLSLNQAPQKVGVFVDYEEGLVSFYDVEVRSHIYSFTGQSFNGKLYPYFSPRLNDGGKNSTPLIITPVQHE, encoded by the exons ATGGCTTCCTCCAGCagtctcctgtctgaagatcagctccagtgctctatctgtctggatgtgttcactgatccagtctctactccatgtggacacaacttctgcaTGGTCTGTCTCAGAAAGTGCTGGAACAGCAGCTCACACTGCCAGTGTCCAGTCTGTAAGAGAGAATTCCCCCAAAGACCTGAACTGTCTATAAACACCTTCATCTCTGGACTGGCTGCTCAGTTCAAGAAGTCAGTTCAGGTGAAGTCCAGCAGAGCTCCAGAGGAACCAGTACAATCTCAGGTCTTCTGTGATTACTGTGATGAGAAACGTGCAGCTCTGAAGTCCTGTCTGATCTGTATGGCCTCTTACTGTAAAACTCACCTGGATCCTCATCAGAGAGTCGCTTCATTAAAGAAACACAAGCTGATGGATCCTGTGGAGAACCTGGAGGACTACATCTGCCAGAAACATGAGAGACCCctggagctgttctgtagagacgaccagacgtgtgtgtgtcagttctgCACTGAGGGAGACCACCGGACTCACAGCACTGTTCCTATAGAGGAGGAGAGTGGAGAGAAGAAG ACTCAGCTGGAGAAGACACAGGCAGAAGTTCAGCAGATGATCCAGGAGAGACTGAAGAAGATCCAGGAGATCAAACACTCTGTAGAACTCAATAAA Aaaatcagagagaaggaggaagcagacagtgtggagatcttcagggctctggtgcgctgcattgagagaagccaggctgagctgctggaggtgatggaggagaagcagaaagcagcagagaggcaggctgaagagctgattaaagagctggagcaggaaatcactgagctaaagaggagagacactgagctggagcagatctcccacactgaggaccacctccacctcctacag ATTTACCCGTCCCTCTGCAGACCCCCACACACCAAGAACTGGACTGACGTCAGTGTTAACACTCCTCTGAGTGTGGagagtctgaggagagctctgtctcAGCTTCAGGAACATCTCACACAGGAGATGGAGAAGATTCCTGAGATC agaattcaACAGTATGCAG tggACGTGACTCTGGACCCTGATACAGCTCATCCTGCTCTCATCCTGTCTGATGATGGAAAACAGGTTAAACATGGAGACAAACAACAGAAACTCCCTGATAATCCACAGAGATTTTATAGTTGGGTCGGCATTCTAGGAAAGGAGGGTTTCTCCTCAGGTAGATTTTACTATGAGGTTCAGGTCAGTGGGAAGACTGAGTGGACTTTAGGAGTGACCAGAGAGTCCAGCAACAGGAAGGGAGATTTTAGAGCCAGGCCTGAGATGGGATTTTGGACTGTGTTGCTGAGGAATAAAACTGAATATAAAGCCCTGGATTCTTCTTCTGTCCTCCTCTCGTTGAATCAGGCTCCccagaaggtgggggtgtttgtggattatgaggagggtctggtctCCTTCTATGATGTTGAGGTCAGATCTCATATCTACTCTTTCACTGGTCAGTCTTTCAATGGTAAGCTCTATCCGTACTTCAGTCCCAGGTTGAATGATGGAGGTAAAAATTCAACTCCACTGATCATTACTCCTGTTCAGCATGAATAA